In Streptomyces sp. NBC_00306, a single genomic region encodes these proteins:
- a CDS encoding LpqB family beta-propeller domain-containing protein, whose product MPDTGDIRPVKASPGADSEVQVYAVKPRKGAAADEIVNGFLEAMTSDDANFAIARTYLTPEASQKWRPDASTTVLETAPTGGRAAVGGVSTGTSYQIKGKQIAVVDSQHAFQASTTEAEDYDWTMHLSRQGGIEGKGEWRIDSPPPGLLLGASDFQRNYVSINKYYFAAAPGGAGETVVSDPVFIRQRMDPVTRMDPVTQSVNALLDGPTDWLDPVVDSRFPRGTALKSGVTSLAFDDRNVLKVPLNEKASNVGREQCKKMAAQISLTLRELSSTRVEQVELERSNGTQLCVLDSVEADGYAPDRASGKPVYPYFVDAKNRLAWLSGATKEAATPANVRGPFGDGQLPISVVAVAHDEDTAAAVSKDFASLYVSSIETDSQLAAPVVRSLGKTQDTRLSAPSWDGRKDLWIADRNPENPALLRLVGGKGTPQKVNVPLLGAARIESVKVSADGARVALLLTENGKTTLKIGRVERGPKSNPVVTVAELEPAAPRMETVTAVSWAGPSRLVVVGKESGGVQQVRYIQTDGSTWDTGVLPGLNGVQSVAAADGEDRPLVAYSEDDGIVRLPAGANWQPIVEKGRAPVYPG is encoded by the coding sequence ATGCCCGACACCGGTGACATCCGTCCCGTGAAGGCGTCCCCGGGCGCCGACTCCGAGGTTCAGGTGTACGCGGTGAAGCCCCGCAAGGGAGCGGCCGCCGACGAGATCGTCAACGGCTTCCTCGAGGCGATGACCAGTGACGATGCCAATTTCGCCATCGCTCGGACGTATCTGACGCCGGAGGCGTCGCAGAAGTGGCGGCCCGACGCCAGTACGACGGTGCTGGAGACCGCTCCCACCGGCGGCCGGGCCGCGGTGGGCGGGGTCAGCACGGGGACCAGCTACCAGATCAAGGGCAAGCAGATCGCCGTGGTCGACTCGCAGCACGCCTTCCAGGCGAGCACGACCGAGGCGGAGGACTACGACTGGACGATGCATCTCTCCCGGCAAGGCGGCATCGAGGGCAAGGGCGAGTGGCGCATCGACAGCCCGCCTCCGGGCCTCCTGCTCGGCGCGTCCGACTTCCAGCGGAACTATGTCTCCATCAACAAGTACTACTTCGCCGCGGCGCCGGGCGGAGCTGGGGAAACCGTTGTGTCAGACCCGGTCTTCATCCGTCAGCGGATGGATCCGGTGACCCGGATGGATCCCGTGACGCAGTCGGTCAACGCGCTGCTCGACGGGCCCACGGACTGGCTGGACCCGGTGGTGGACTCGCGCTTCCCGCGGGGTACGGCGCTGAAGAGCGGTGTCACGTCCCTCGCGTTCGACGACAGGAACGTGCTGAAGGTGCCTCTCAACGAGAAGGCGTCCAACGTCGGCCGCGAGCAGTGCAAGAAGATGGCTGCGCAGATCTCGCTCACGCTGAGGGAGCTGTCGTCCACTCGGGTCGAGCAGGTGGAGCTGGAGCGTTCGAACGGCACGCAGCTGTGCGTGCTCGACAGCGTCGAGGCGGACGGTTACGCGCCCGACCGCGCGTCGGGGAAGCCGGTGTATCCGTACTTCGTCGATGCCAAGAACCGGCTCGCATGGCTGTCGGGCGCGACGAAGGAGGCGGCCACGCCGGCCAACGTGCGTGGGCCGTTCGGTGACGGACAGCTGCCGATCAGTGTCGTCGCGGTGGCACACGACGAGGACACCGCGGCCGCGGTCTCCAAGGACTTCGCCAGCCTCTACGTCTCGTCGATCGAGACCGATTCCCAGTTGGCGGCCCCCGTGGTGCGCAGCCTCGGCAAGACGCAGGACACCCGGTTGTCGGCACCCAGCTGGGACGGCCGCAAGGACCTGTGGATCGCCGACCGCAACCCGGAGAACCCGGCGCTGCTGCGTCTCGTGGGCGGCAAGGGCACGCCGCAGAAGGTCAACGTTCCCCTTCTGGGCGCCGCGCGCATCGAGTCCGTGAAGGTGTCCGCGGACGGCGCGCGCGTCGCGCTGCTTCTGACGGAGAACGGCAAGACCACGCTGAAGATCGGGCGGGTGGAGCGCGGGCCCAAGAGCAATCCGGTGGTGACCGTGGCCGAACTGGAGCCCGCGGCACCGCGGATGGAGACCGTCACGGCCGTTTCGTGGGCCGGCCCCAGCCGGCTCGTGGTGGTCGGCAAGGAATCCGGCGGTGTGCAGCAGGTCCGCTACATCCAGACGGACGGCTCGACTTGGGACACGGGCGTGCTGCCCGGTCTCAACGGTGTGCAGTCGGTCGCCGCGGCGGACGGCGAGGACCGCCCGCTCGTG
- the mtrB gene encoding MtrAB system histidine kinase MtrB, with the protein MTRGSVAPKPGEPGVRTGRAAGPGHETSRFGRLLRGGRSGRNGDPGRLILRLFLRWVRRPLLPAVRLWRRNIQLRVVAMTLLMSLGVVALLGFVVIGQVRNGLLDAKAKAAQSQAAGGFAVARERAANLRTESGAQDGGAGGRTATSWRSDLVEQLASGGQGAFNVVALSADAANAGNRFPRTSGSVDPSSIPQELREAVDQGTGTYETYIQIKYNDDHEPEPGLVVGTRLNDIEEYPYELYYVFPLAQEEQSLNLVRGTLATAGLFVVVLLGAIAWLVVRQIVTPVRMAAGIAERLSAGRLQERMKVTGEDDIARLGEAFNKMAQSLQLKIQQLEELSRMQRRFVSDVSHELRTPLTTVRMAADVIHEARVDFDPVTARSAELLGDQLDRFESLLSDLLEISRFDAGAAALEAEPIDLREVVRRVIGGAEPLAERKGTRIRVVGDEQPVVAEADARRVERVLRNLVVNAVEHGEGRDVIVRMAVAGGAVAVAVRDYGVGLKPGEATRVFNRFWRADPARARTTGGTGLGLSIAVEDARLHGGWLQAWGEPGGGSQFRLTLPRTADEPLRGSPVPLEPEDSRQNRERALAEVAGPHLNGHLLASVPVQAVSDRSPLSVPPGAPVPPRTPPQGVDPTALPGNGARVVARPGNERQDSAFAQPASDREDTNRGR; encoded by the coding sequence ATGACCCGAGGCAGCGTTGCTCCGAAGCCCGGGGAGCCGGGAGTCCGTACGGGGCGGGCTGCCGGACCGGGGCATGAGACGTCGCGATTCGGCCGCCTGCTGCGTGGCGGGCGGTCGGGTCGAAACGGCGATCCCGGCCGTCTGATACTCCGGCTCTTCCTGCGCTGGGTCCGCCGGCCGCTGCTGCCCGCTGTGCGGCTGTGGCGCCGGAACATCCAGCTCAGGGTCGTCGCGATGACGCTGCTGATGTCCCTCGGCGTGGTGGCGCTCCTCGGGTTCGTCGTCATCGGGCAGGTGCGTAACGGCCTGCTCGACGCCAAGGCGAAGGCGGCGCAGAGCCAGGCGGCCGGCGGTTTCGCCGTGGCGCGGGAGCGGGCTGCCAATCTGCGGACCGAGTCCGGCGCGCAGGACGGCGGCGCGGGCGGCCGTACGGCGACGAGCTGGCGCTCCGACCTCGTGGAACAGCTGGCCAGTGGCGGCCAGGGCGCGTTCAACGTGGTGGCGCTGAGCGCCGACGCCGCCAACGCGGGCAACCGTTTCCCGCGGACTTCGGGCAGCGTGGACCCGTCCAGCATTCCGCAGGAGCTGCGGGAGGCCGTGGACCAGGGCACGGGGACGTACGAGACGTACATCCAGATCAAGTACAACGACGATCACGAGCCGGAGCCCGGCCTGGTCGTCGGCACCCGGCTCAACGACATCGAGGAATATCCGTACGAGCTGTACTACGTCTTCCCGCTCGCGCAGGAGGAGCAGTCGCTCAATCTGGTCCGAGGCACGCTGGCCACGGCCGGGCTGTTCGTTGTTGTGCTGCTGGGTGCCATCGCCTGGCTCGTGGTGCGGCAGATCGTCACACCGGTGCGTATGGCCGCCGGGATCGCCGAGCGGCTGTCCGCCGGCCGTCTCCAGGAGCGGATGAAGGTCACCGGTGAGGACGACATCGCCAGACTCGGTGAAGCCTTCAACAAGATGGCGCAGAGCCTTCAGCTCAAGATCCAGCAGCTGGAGGAGCTCTCCCGGATGCAGCGGCGCTTCGTCTCGGACGTCTCCCACGAACTGCGGACCCCGCTGACGACGGTGCGGATGGCGGCCGACGTCATCCATGAGGCCCGGGTCGACTTCGATCCGGTGACCGCGCGTTCGGCGGAGCTCCTCGGGGACCAGCTCGACCGGTTCGAGTCGCTGCTCTCGGACCTTCTGGAGATCAGCCGCTTCGATGCCGGCGCGGCCGCGCTGGAAGCCGAGCCGATAGACCTCCGCGAAGTCGTACGGCGGGTCATCGGTGGTGCCGAGCCGCTCGCCGAGCGCAAGGGCACCCGGATACGCGTGGTCGGTGACGAGCAGCCCGTCGTGGCCGAGGCCGACGCCCGCCGCGTCGAGCGGGTGCTGCGCAACCTCGTCGTCAACGCCGTCGAGCACGGCGAGGGCCGGGACGTAATCGTGCGCATGGCGGTCGCCGGCGGTGCGGTCGCCGTCGCCGTACGGGACTACGGCGTGGGACTGAAGCCCGGAGAGGCGACCCGGGTGTTCAACCGCTTCTGGCGGGCCGATCCGGCCCGGGCGCGTACCACCGGCGGTACCGGTCTCGGTCTGTCCATCGCCGTCGAGGACGCGCGGCTGCACGGTGGCTGGCTCCAGGCATGGGGCGAGCCGGGCGGCGGTTCGCAGTTCAGGCTGACGCTGCCGCGGACCGCGGACGAGCCGCTGCGCGGTTCGCCGGTACCCCTGGAGCCGGAGGACTCGCGGCAGAACCGGGAGCGCGCCCTGGCCGAGGTGGCCGGCCCGCACCTGAACGGGCACCTGCTGGCGTCCGTGCCCGTTCAGGCCGTGTCGGACCGTTCTCCGCTCTCCGTACCGCCGGGTGCTCCGGTGCCGCCTCGTACGCCCCCTCAGGGCGTGGACCCGACCGCGCTGCCCGGCAACGGAGCCCGTGTCGTGGCGCGACCGGGGAACGAACGGCAGGACTCCGCCTTCGCACAGCCTGCTTCCGACCGGGAGGACACCAACCGTGGGCGCTGA
- the mtrA gene encoding two-component system response regulator MtrA produces MMSIMKGRVLVVDDDTALAEMLGIVLRGEGFEPSFVADGDKALAAFREAKPDLVLLDLMLPGRDGIEVCRLIRAESGVPIVMLTAKSDTVDVVVGLESGADDYIVKPFKPKELVARIRARLRRSEEPAPEQLAIGDLVIDVAGHSVKREGQSIALTPLEFDLLVALARKPWQVFTREVLLEQVWGYRHAADTRLVNVHVQRLRSKVEKDPERPEIVVTVRGVGYKAGPS; encoded by the coding sequence ATGATGTCGATTATGAAGGGACGAGTCCTTGTCGTCGATGACGACACCGCACTGGCCGAGATGCTCGGGATTGTGCTGCGTGGTGAAGGTTTCGAGCCGTCGTTCGTAGCGGACGGCGACAAGGCACTTGCCGCTTTCCGTGAGGCAAAACCGGATCTTGTGCTGCTGGACCTCATGCTGCCCGGACGGGACGGCATCGAGGTGTGCCGCCTGATCAGGGCGGAGTCCGGCGTGCCGATCGTGATGCTCACCGCCAAGAGCGACACCGTGGACGTGGTGGTAGGCCTGGAGTCCGGGGCCGACGACTACATCGTGAAGCCGTTCAAGCCGAAGGAGCTGGTCGCCCGGATCCGGGCGCGGCTGAGGAGGTCGGAGGAGCCGGCGCCGGAACAGCTGGCGATCGGTGACCTGGTCATCGACGTGGCCGGTCACTCCGTGAAGCGGGAGGGACAGTCCATCGCGCTGACCCCGCTGGAGTTCGACCTGCTCGTCGCGCTGGCCCGTAAGCCGTGGCAGGTGTTCACCCGTGAGGTGCTGCTCGAGCAGGTCTGGGGCTACCGTCACGCCGCCGACACCAGGCTGGTGAACGTGCACGTCCAGAGGCTGCGCTCCAAGGTCGAGAAGGACCCGGAGCGTCCGGAGATCGTGGTGACCGTACGTGGTGTCGGTTACAAGGCCGGACCGAGCTGA
- the mtnA gene encoding S-methyl-5-thioribose-1-phosphate isomerase, with the protein MADQYAQNPVGDEPPPLPALRWSEPPEGPVLVLLDQTRLPAEEVELVCTDVPALVQAIQTLAVRGAPLLGIAGAYGVALAAARGYDVEEAAPLLEGARPTAVNLAYGVRRAIAAYRAAADKGPEEAAQAALTAARELHREDAEASAQMAGHGLALLDELLPGGGHRILTHCNTGALVSGGEGTAFAVALHAHRAGELRRLWVDETRPLLQGARLTAYEAARNGMPYTLLTDSAAGSLFAAGEVDAVLIGADRIAADGSVANKVGSYPLAVLAKYHHVPFIVVAPTTTVDLSTPDGASIEVEQRAGHEVTEVTAPQVPAAAGAVGGGLPVAPLGTQAYNPAFDVTPPDLVTAIVTEMGALSPVTGSGIAELCARSRQVTIS; encoded by the coding sequence ATGGCTGATCAGTACGCACAAAACCCGGTGGGCGACGAGCCGCCCCCGCTTCCCGCGCTGCGCTGGAGCGAGCCTCCGGAAGGGCCCGTGCTGGTGCTTCTCGACCAGACCCGGCTTCCTGCCGAGGAGGTCGAGCTGGTCTGCACCGATGTGCCCGCCCTCGTGCAGGCCATCCAGACACTCGCCGTGCGCGGGGCTCCTCTGCTGGGCATCGCCGGTGCCTACGGTGTGGCGCTCGCCGCGGCACGCGGTTACGACGTGGAGGAGGCGGCGCCACTGCTCGAGGGAGCGCGGCCCACCGCGGTGAACCTGGCCTATGGGGTGCGGCGTGCGATCGCCGCATACCGGGCGGCGGCCGACAAGGGGCCCGAGGAGGCCGCCCAGGCGGCTCTGACGGCCGCCAGGGAGCTGCACCGGGAGGACGCCGAGGCCAGTGCCCAGATGGCGGGTCACGGGCTCGCTCTGCTCGATGAGCTGTTGCCGGGCGGCGGGCATCGGATCCTGACCCACTGCAACACCGGTGCGCTGGTCTCGGGCGGGGAGGGCACGGCGTTCGCCGTGGCTCTTCACGCACACCGGGCCGGCGAGCTGCGGCGGCTGTGGGTGGACGAGACCCGGCCGCTGCTCCAGGGGGCGCGGCTGACGGCGTACGAGGCCGCTCGCAACGGCATGCCCTACACGCTGCTCACGGACAGTGCCGCGGGCTCCCTGTTCGCCGCGGGGGAGGTGGATGCGGTACTCATAGGCGCCGACCGCATAGCCGCGGACGGCTCGGTGGCCAACAAGGTGGGGAGCTATCCGCTCGCCGTGCTGGCGAAGTACCACCATGTGCCGTTCATCGTGGTCGCTCCGACCACGACCGTGGACCTGAGCACGCCGGACGGGGCGTCGATCGAGGTGGAGCAGAGGGCCGGACACGAAGTCACGGAAGTCACCGCCCCGCAGGTTCCTGCGGCCGCGGGAGCAGTGGGTGGCGGGCTTCCCGTCGCGCCGCTGGGGACCCAGGCGTACAACCCGGCCTTCGATGTCACGCCGCCGGATCTGGTCACGGCGATCGTCACCGAAATGGGGGCGTTGTCGCCGGTCACCGGCAGTGGAATCGCGGAGCTGTGTGCCAGGTCACGCCAGGTAACGATTAGCTAA
- a CDS encoding DUF7544 domain-containing protein: MNDTPGWASPGSAPSNGQDDAGVPRPAGPADESGPASKWSKEQPPAGQWSAPTGPPQTPPQAPPPAPGWGGGPPRGAWGAPPAAKPGVIPLRPLGVGEILDGAVSTLRAHWRTVLGITITVSVISQICNILVERYLLPTPPEVDPDADPSEALRQSVDSLQASLVAMGPSILIALVGTLFTTALLTMVISRSVLGRPVSLSEAWQEARPRLPQLLGLTLLLPLMSAGIMGVALVPGLLIGGGAGVALAVLGGLVAGPVILWLMVRFALASPALMLERQGVIQSLRRSAKLVQGAWWRTFGIIALTLLLTLLVSMIIAVPFSVIALAVDGTGFGDLFSGTTPEFGWAFLIITGIGSVIASSITYPISAGVTVLLYIDQRIRREALDIELARAAGVSGYGSEPPGTPARG; this comes from the coding sequence GTGAACGACACTCCGGGCTGGGCCTCGCCCGGATCCGCTCCCTCCAACGGGCAGGACGACGCCGGCGTACCGCGGCCCGCCGGGCCCGCCGACGAGAGCGGCCCCGCCTCGAAGTGGTCCAAGGAGCAGCCGCCCGCCGGCCAGTGGTCGGCGCCGACGGGACCGCCCCAGACTCCTCCGCAGGCTCCCCCGCCCGCCCCGGGCTGGGGCGGCGGCCCGCCGCGCGGCGCGTGGGGCGCGCCCCCCGCGGCCAAGCCGGGTGTCATCCCGCTCCGCCCGCTGGGCGTCGGCGAGATCCTCGACGGCGCGGTCTCCACGCTGCGCGCCCACTGGCGCACGGTCCTGGGCATCACGATCACCGTCTCCGTGATCTCCCAGATCTGCAACATCCTCGTCGAGCGCTACCTGCTTCCCACACCCCCCGAGGTCGACCCCGACGCCGACCCGTCGGAGGCGCTGCGGCAGTCCGTCGACTCGCTGCAGGCCAGCCTGGTGGCCATGGGCCCGTCGATCCTCATCGCGCTGGTCGGCACACTCTTCACCACCGCCCTGCTCACGATGGTCATCAGCCGCTCCGTACTGGGCCGCCCGGTCAGCCTCTCCGAGGCCTGGCAGGAGGCTCGCCCCCGGCTGCCCCAACTCCTCGGCCTCACCCTGCTGCTGCCGCTGATGAGCGCGGGAATCATGGGCGTGGCTCTGGTACCCGGTCTGCTGATCGGCGGCGGCGCCGGGGTCGCGCTCGCCGTCCTCGGAGGACTCGTCGCCGGACCGGTCATCCTGTGGCTGATGGTCCGCTTCGCCCTCGCCTCGCCCGCCCTGATGCTGGAGCGCCAGGGCGTCATCCAGTCCTTGCGTCGCTCCGCCAAGCTGGTGCAGGGCGCCTGGTGGCGGACGTTCGGCATCATCGCGCTCACGCTGCTGCTGACGCTGCTGGTGTCGATGATCATCGCGGTGCCGTTCAGCGTGATCGCATTGGCCGTGGACGGCACCGGATTCGGCGACCTCTTCTCCGGCACCACGCCGGAATTCGGCTGGGCCTTCCTGATCATCACGGGGATCGGCTCGGTGATCGCGTCCTCCATCACCTACCCGATCTCCGCGGGTGTGACGGTGCTCCTCTACATCGACCAGCGCATCCGCCGCGAGGCTCTGGACATCGAACTCGCCCGGGCCGCAGGCGTATCCGGCTACGGCTCCGAGCCGCCCGGCACCCCCGCCAGGGGCTGA
- a CDS encoding DUF4129 domain-containing protein has translation MFTAGGVTAVRAALATGDDVPVDTPRIPAREAAERELSKPMYHENDPSLLQRALDRFWEWVGGIFDTASGATPGGPLGLVVVVLLVIGLIAALWWRLGTPHRAALSADSLFDDVPRSAAEHRSAAEIHAAAERWNQAVQERMRAIVRSLEERALLDPRPGRTADEAAAEGGRSLPDHTAGLRAAAREFDDVTYGGRTADRLAYLRLRDLDLELERAKPQLAGASRGAAG, from the coding sequence GTGTTCACCGCGGGGGGTGTGACAGCAGTGCGGGCGGCCCTGGCCACCGGCGACGACGTACCGGTGGACACTCCTCGGATACCTGCCAGGGAGGCAGCGGAGCGCGAGCTGTCGAAGCCGATGTACCACGAAAACGACCCGAGCCTGCTCCAGCGCGCCCTCGACCGCTTCTGGGAGTGGGTGGGCGGCATCTTCGACACCGCCTCCGGCGCCACCCCCGGCGGCCCGCTCGGCCTAGTCGTCGTCGTCCTGCTGGTCATCGGCCTGATCGCCGCCCTCTGGTGGCGACTTGGCACCCCCCACCGCGCTGCGCTCTCGGCCGACTCGCTCTTCGACGACGTCCCCCGAAGCGCGGCGGAGCACCGCAGCGCCGCAGAGATCCACGCGGCGGCCGAACGCTGGAACCAGGCCGTACAGGAACGCATGCGTGCCATCGTTCGCTCGCTGGAGGAACGCGCCCTCCTCGATCCGCGTCCGGGCCGCACCGCCGACGAGGCGGCTGCCGAAGGCGGCCGTTCGCTCCCCGACCACACCGCCGGACTGCGGGCCGCCGCCAGGGAGTTCGACGACGTCACATACGGCGGGCGGACTGCCGACCGGCTGGCGTATCTGCGGTTGCGGGACCTCGACCTCGAACTGGAGCGGGCCAAGCCCCAACTCGCCGGCGCGTCCCGAGGAGCAGCCGGATGA
- a CDS encoding DUF4350 domain-containing protein, translated as MTGVAPSSTSMSPTGRQVWTRTRGLLLALVILLVAGIAMAALQSGDQHGRLDPRSADRLGSRAVAEILKDSGVSTRVVTTLDEATAAADTDTTLLVAMPDLLTDSQQETLRAATATSGGRTVLVSAGAASVETLAPGVRADTPAPVAARTPQCSFAAARRAGNADLGGERYVTKATGTDACYPSEGMPSLVRIDDSDGGDTVLLGAPDILYNDRLDQRGNASLALQLLGSRPHLVWYLPSLTDGSVTQDGTDADTDSTFFDLIPSGWLWGTLQLTLAAALAAIWRARRLGPLVTERLPVAIRASESTQGRARLYRKVNARDRAAAALRSATRTRLAPLLGVSALDAHSPEVLLPAVSARLATGDRDLTALLFGPAPADDTALVHLADQLDALEREVRTS; from the coding sequence ATGACCGGGGTTGCCCCCAGCTCCACCTCCATGTCCCCCACCGGCCGCCAGGTGTGGACCCGCACCCGCGGTCTGCTGCTGGCCCTGGTGATTCTCCTGGTGGCGGGCATCGCCATGGCCGCACTGCAGTCCGGCGACCAGCACGGCCGCCTCGACCCGCGCTCGGCCGACCGTCTGGGCAGCCGCGCCGTGGCCGAGATTCTCAAGGACAGCGGCGTCTCCACCCGTGTGGTCACCACTCTGGACGAGGCAACTGCCGCTGCCGACACGGACACCACACTTCTGGTCGCGATGCCCGACCTGCTGACGGACAGCCAGCAGGAAACCCTGCGGGCGGCGACGGCAACCTCCGGCGGACGCACCGTGCTCGTCTCCGCCGGTGCCGCATCCGTCGAGACGCTGGCCCCCGGGGTGCGCGCCGACACCCCCGCCCCTGTCGCGGCCCGCACTCCCCAGTGCTCCTTCGCCGCTGCGCGCAGAGCCGGCAACGCCGACCTCGGCGGCGAGCGCTACGTCACCAAGGCGACCGGGACCGACGCCTGTTACCCGAGCGAAGGAATGCCCAGCCTCGTCAGGATCGACGACTCCGACGGCGGCGACACCGTCCTGCTCGGTGCCCCCGACATCCTGTACAACGACCGCCTCGACCAGCGCGGCAACGCCTCTCTCGCACTTCAACTCCTTGGTTCCCGCCCTCATCTGGTCTGGTACCTCCCCTCGCTCACCGACGGCTCCGTCACTCAGGACGGCACCGATGCAGACACCGACAGCACGTTCTTCGATCTGATCCCTTCGGGCTGGCTCTGGGGCACCCTCCAACTGACGCTCGCCGCCGCCCTTGCAGCCATCTGGCGTGCCCGCCGCCTGGGCCCCCTCGTCACCGAACGGCTGCCGGTGGCCATCCGGGCATCCGAATCAACGCAGGGACGCGCCCGCCTCTACCGCAAGGTGAACGCCCGTGACCGCGCCGCCGCAGCGCTGCGCTCCGCCACCCGCACCCGCCTCGCGCCGCTTCTCGGCGTCTCCGCCCTCGACGCCCACTCCCCCGAGGTGCTGCTCCCCGCCGTCTCGGCGCGCCTGGCCACCGGCGACCGGGATCTCACCGCCCTGCTGTTCGGGCCGGCTCCGGCCGACGACACCGCACTTGTTCACCTGGCAGACCAACTCGACGCCCTCGAAAGAGAGGTACGCACCTCATGA